DNA from Polyangiaceae bacterium:
GCGCGAAAGGGCGCGTAGTCACGAGCCAGGGAGGAGAGCGTCGCGTCGATCAGTCGATCGCGATCGAGATGGCCGCCGTGCATCAGTTCGAGCAGCGCTTGGCTCCAGCTCTGGGATGCGTGGCGGTACTTGTCGTGCGCCGCCAGGCTGTGCTCCCCGCCGCCTTCCACCTCGAAGAGCTGCCAAATTTCGCTTTCCAGTAGCGCCGGCGTCTGCAACAAACGCTGCGACAGGGTCGTGTCATCACCGACGGGTTGTGAATGGACGGATCGCGTCACGAGCCCCAGCGCGTAGTTCTCGTGGCTGGGCCGGTGGCTCAATCCGCGATTCACCAGCTCGAAGGCGACGGGAAAGTTGTAGGGAGTTCCGGCGGCGATGATCTCGGCGGCCTCATCCAGATAGTCCGGGCGCACGCGCGCGAGAATGTCCGGAGCGCCTCGGTAGATCCCGTTCTTGGCAAGGGCTTTCAACTCTGCTGCGGTAGCGACCGCGACTTCGGCGACGCTGGCGCATTCGCGCTGCTCGTCGCTGTGTTCACTGACCCAGCTCCACGTTCCGCTCTTCACTTCCTTGAAGTCGCCCTTACGGAACTTCTTCGCGGTCGCTTTCACCAGCGCGGCCAGTTCGCGGCGAGCGTCGGGCTCGAGGGACGCGAAGTAGTCCAGGCACCGCGACGCGTCGCCGGCCTGCAAGATGGCGAGGGCTTCAGCTTTGTCGACGGTGCTCATGCAATCCCTCCACGTAGGTCTCGGCGGCGAGCACGTGCTTGCAGGGGCCTCGTGCGCCTTGATGCTTCGCAAACCACGGACAGGTGCAGCGCGCGCCGTCCTGCCGCAACTCCACCCGATGCACGACGCCGCCGCTGGGCACCAAGACGAGCCCGGGATCTGCGGGTGCCTGCTTCAGCTCCTCGCGCTCCAACAATTGCTGGGCGGCGCGCAAACGTGGTGCCAAGGCCTCCAGCTTGGAGAGGTCGAAGGGTAGCTCGCGGTGAAAGTAGCGCGCGGCGTGTTGATCGAAACCAACGAGGCCTCGGGCGCCCAGTAGCTGCAGCGCGGCGTGCACTTCGTCTTCGGTGCGACCGATCCGCGCAGCCAAGGCGCCGGGCTCGAGTGCCACTTGCCATGCCAAGCACGCGCGCAGAGCTGGAACGAGCGCGCTGAGGGTCTTGCGCTGACGCAATGCGCCGAGAGCTTGCCCTTCACCGGAAAAGCCGCGCCACACGTCACCGGAGATCGTCAGGCTGAAGCGAGCGATGTCGAAGTCCAGTTGCCAGGTGCTGGCCTGGCCGTCCGCGTCCGCGTAGACGTTCAGGCGCTTGCAGCGCGCCAACAAGGGCTCGAGCACGCGCAGGCGCTCCACGCCCCCCACCCGCAGCGCGCCGGGCCGGCGCGTGTGTGCCAGGCGCACGCCGCGCCCTTGATGCTGGAGCCACTGCTCCTGCCGACTCGCCGTGCGCGGCAGCGCGCGCACGAAGCGCAGTGCCTCCACGCCGCCGATTTCTGCGAAGGGCTGCATTCGCGCCGCATAGGCCTGCACTTCGACGAAGCCCTTCAGCCAACGCAAAGGCAGCGCCACTTTGCGCTCCACGACGGTCTCTTCGCCCCGCGTCAGGCGCACTTCTTCCCTCCCCACGGACAGCTCCATGCCGTCCCGATCCCGGAGCGACGCCAGGGTTCCGCGCATCTTGGCGTTGAAGTCCACGTTGGTCGTCCCCGAGCTCACGACCTGGCCGTCGTGCGCATCCGGCGTGAAGTCGACGCGGGCGTAGGCGCTGGCACACGAGGAGAAGCCTTCGAAGCGCAGCATTCCCTCTCCGGAAGTCACCACGGGATCTGCCAGCGCCAGGATCCGCGCCAGCATCGCGGGCGGAACGTAGAAGCGAGAGCCGACGACGCGAGAAAGGGTCGAAAGCAGCGTGGCGCTGAGCTCCGGCGCGCGCATCTTGCCCTGAAAGAAGAAGGGGTTGTCAGCGGTTCCGCCGGAGGTCGCCAACTGCAGCGCGGGCGTGCCTGCTTTCGCTTCCACGCTCGACTCGAACAGATAGCGATATCCGTGGTCGACCGCCGCGCTCATGGGCCGCGGATTGTAGCGTCTTTCGTCCCGGGTCGATTGTGGAAACACCGCGCCAAGGGGTCCGGGGCGTGCAACATGCGATTGAAACACCGCGCCCAGGGGTCGACGCCGTGCAAGAGTGCGATTGGAACGCGCGCCTGGCGCATTCCGCGCGCGCCATGAACCCTGGGCCCGACATCTTGTATCGCGACGAGCATCTGGCCGCGGTGAACAAGCCCTCGGGGCTATCCGTGCATCGCGGCTGGGACGCGGATCGCGACGTGCTGATGGCGCGAGTGCGCGACGCCCTGGGCATACGCGTTCATCCCGTGCATCGCATCGATCGCAGCGCCAGCGGCGTCGTGCTCCTCGCGCTCCACGCGGAGGCGGCGCGCCAGCTCGGCGAGCAACTGGCAAGGCACGCCATGGTGAAGACCTACGTGGCGCTCGTGCGCGGAGTGCCCGCCGAAAGCGGCGTGGTGGATCATCCCCTGCCGCGCCGCGAGGGCGGCCCCCGCGTCGAAAGCGTGACCGAGTTTCGGCGCCTCGACGCCTTCGGGCGCTACGGCTTGGTGCTGGCGCGCCCGCGCACGGGCCGGCCGCACCAGATCCGTCGCCACCTCAAGCACATTGCCTGCCCGCTGATCGGCGACGTGCGCTACGGCAAGGGCGAGCA
Protein-coding regions in this window:
- a CDS encoding SWIM zinc finger family protein, whose translation is MSAAVDHGYRYLFESSVEAKAGTPALQLATSGGTADNPFFFQGKMRAPELSATLLSTLSRVVGSRFYVPPAMLARILALADPVVTSGEGMLRFEGFSSCASAYARVDFTPDAHDGQVVSSGTTNVDFNAKMRGTLASLRDRDGMELSVGREEVRLTRGEETVVERKVALPLRWLKGFVEVQAYAARMQPFAEIGGVEALRFVRALPRTASRQEQWLQHQGRGVRLAHTRRPGALRVGGVERLRVLEPLLARCKRLNVYADADGQASTWQLDFDIARFSLTISGDVWRGFSGEGQALGALRQRKTLSALVPALRACLAWQVALEPGALAARIGRTEDEVHAALQLLGARGLVGFDQHAARYFHRELPFDLSKLEALAPRLRAAQQLLEREELKQAPADPGLVLVPSGGVVHRVELRQDGARCTCPWFAKHQGARGPCKHVLAAETYVEGLHEHRRQS
- a CDS encoding pseudouridine synthase codes for the protein MNPGPDILYRDEHLAAVNKPSGLSVHRGWDADRDVLMARVRDALGIRVHPVHRIDRSASGVVLLALHAEAARQLGEQLARHAMVKTYVALVRGVPAESGVVDHPLPRREGGPRVESVTEFRRLDAFGRYGLVLARPRTGRPHQIRRHLKHIACPLIGDVRYGKGEHNRLFRSDYGLSRLALHACELRLLHPVTGEALRLRAPLPEDLSAPFNALAASVGAQFSAEALWKAIDAWT